In Chaetodon trifascialis isolate fChaTrf1 chromosome 8, fChaTrf1.hap1, whole genome shotgun sequence, the DNA window GCTAAATGAGACCAGCAGCATTTCCTGAGGCTTTACCTTTTGATGTCCTTCTTGCTTGATCTCAAACCGAGTGACCTTTTCCGACTGAATGTTCCCTCTGCATCCCTCTGTCTGCAGGAAACAAGATGGGAGTGACCCCCGAATTTCTGCAACACTAGAGCCCCAGCTGTTCCAGCCTACACTCCCTTACAGCAGCTCACCATTCCACAAGGTAGGAGGAGAACGAGGGGGGGCTGGTTGTGCACTTTGACCCCTGATCTTATCTGATGGACCTCTGTGTGACCTTTCTTTCTGCGATGTTTGCGAGGTGTCTCTGCTCATCTCGTCTCCACGCCTGCTCCTGTCCCGATGCACTTTCTCCGTTAGACCCAGACTCTCTGCTTGCTGTTACTTTGATTTTTATTCCCGTCTTCTTTTGTTTAACTTGTGTAATTAGAGAGCACAGAGCTCCGTGTCTGATTCAATTAATGGAAATCTATTTTTAGCAGGAAATTGTCAGCCTGATGCTGACAGTTTCTCAGTCGGAGCTTAACAAGTCTGATTccatcaaagcaaacaaaatacagCCTGTCTCAGcaattgtcttttctttttcttttttatcagaAGACAAACTTCTTCGCCCCCGCTGTTGTCTCAGATGCAGTATGTCACCAAATTGGAAAGTCGTTAATGTTTAATCTTCGGTCTTTGTGCGGGGTTCAGCTGTTATTCAGCGTCAGTTAAAACTAATCAACTATTTTTGTCGTTTTTTTGTTGATAAGGTAAAATCTCTGCTCTTCCAAAGCGTCTCTTTTAGCTTGCGATACATTTTCCGCCTCTCATTTTGCAAGATTCACTGCAAGAGGGCCTCGATCAATTCTTCTCCCGCTCCCTCGAGCAGTTTTTCATGATTTCTCGagattttcagcttttgtgAATCATCTGAGCATGATCTATTATTCTTCCTTTCAGAGGATATCATGTGAATAAAGACTAAATTGCTGTGGCGACAGATGCAGGATATAAAGGGCAGAAAGTGGAAATGATTAAGCAGGAAATCATTTCAGTAAATCTATTTAGACTGTCACAGTGCCTATTAAATCCATCTTGCTGTCAGAGTCTTCATGCCCACCTTTTGGCACGTCTCATCACCGCAGATAAGTGACTGACGGGAAAAAGCTGCCAGGGGTATTTTGGGAACTTAGCGACCGAACAAAGCCGAGCTCGGCGGTGATTAAACGTGGTGACAATCTCCCTCACGTCAGATTGGTTTCGTAAGGTCTCTCACACTTTGGATGAGGCTTACGTTGCAATCTGACTTGATCTGAGTCGAGCGGAGGGAGTGGGAAGAGAAAGGGATTAAAGGAGAATTTGGAGATTGGGTTGTTTCAACTGTCACTCCTGATCCCTGCAGCACACACCATCTGTAGGTGCCTCAGACTCGCTGGTTACAATTagtcagacaggaggagagcagatTTGCATGACATGGAAGCAGCCACCAAAGGCACAGAAGATATTTCAAAATGTTCCTCACATGCTGTgggagaaagagcagaaaagtgCCTTACATGAGGGTTTATATTCACAGATAGGAGAACATTTGCTCCCCTGCACTATCGAGGGATGTTAGCGGCGCTTAAAATGCtgttatatttcatatttgataTGCGTAACCCCATTTTATTCAACCCCCTTTCATTTGGACTCCAGGAAACAGAACATATCTGCTGAGCACATTGAGGGACAGCATGGTAATGTGATGTACTGTAGTATGATGAGGGCTTAGTGGGGCAAGACTCAGAGGAGCGTATCGCTTTAATCAGAGCCATGTGAAAACCAGGTCAATCTGCAATTAACCCCAGCAGGTCTTCTGGTCACTGCTTAATTCAAACCGCTCTGCTATGCTGTCATATGAACAATGTGGCATGTttgtgagagaggaaacacaaacacgagCAAACAGTCATCATTTTCTGGGTTTGCTGTACAGTTCAACGTCACAAGCCGCAGCCCCGACTCTGACGCTGtgttaaatataaataaaaacagaacgcaatcatttgcacatgaagtgtccctgagctcatgtagtacTATCCTTTaaccaatcatgtgttcacaaagtgctgaacctcactccatccctgcttgtgaaccactgagcctttccaggatgctcctttcatacccaatcatgatactaacatctgttaccaatgaacctgtttacctgtggaatgatcaaaacaggtgtttttggagctttccacatgttttatatatgtttCACAGAGCATCCTAACTTTTTCAGTATCTATTTAGTGTTTTTCAGTATCTGTCTTGTCACTTCAGGCCTCATTCTTATAGCCCTCCATAAATTTGTAATGACGCTCCTTCCCTAAACAACCGTGCATTAGCTGGAGAGCTAAGAGCCAGACAAGCCCCACTGTCCCTCTGATATTCCTGGAGCCGGTCTAAGTTTTAATGAGCTCTGTGAGTTGCACCTGAGACgtctggaggagaggggaggtcTCGCACATTTAATTTGCCTCTTGTCGTAATGACGATCCCATTAGCTCTCGTTATGAAAGGTCTCAGTTCTCACACCAGCACTCTGGATCCCCACATCTCCTCCGCTCTGCACATGGTTTTCCGCCACAGTGAAATGTATGGATGGTTGTTTGTCTCCACTTTGATTCCACTGCAGTTTGTGGGTTATTTTTCCCATCGCTTTGCTCACAGCTGATCATCTCCTGATTCATTTGCCCTCGTTTTTTATTTCTGAGGCTGTAAGCGAGCCTGCACACATGTGGTTCTCCTGTGATCTGGAGTCTGTTGCAGGGCTTGTTTATGACAGCAGCGGAGTGGTCCTCCACCTCTGGCTATCTGTCAGCCATGAGGGTTTGTGATAAAGACAGAGGTGGATGGATATGTGGCTTGGATCTCTTCCTGCAACGCTGCGCAGAGAGAGTGACAAAGACGGATCAGCAGAAGACAAGACACCTCCACCTGCAAGTCAGAGGATTACCACTCCACTTCAAACAGCACCAGCCGCCTTTGCATGCAACCTGAGACTTGCTGCTAATCTTGTGTGTTCAGAGCACACACTGGGAGAGCCTGTGGATCTTGtcttcagctttttttctgGTCCAGCACTTTGCCAGTCATGGCTGCAGTTCGCAGGGATGCAGCTTTTCCTCGGGCGTCACAGTGGGACACAGTCAACTGTCTGCCGTTTGACAAAGGCACAGCAGTCGCAGAGCGAGTTTAATCCAGACCTGTTGAAATCGGCTGAGTTGAAACATCTTTTGAAGCTGCACGACGCCGGTTTGAGGAAAGTTTAAAATGGCTAAAAATCGTGACAACCACTTCAGTGCTCCAGCAGTGACAAAGGCACACTGGAAGAAGCCCAGCCATGTAAGTAGCTTTACTGTAGAGACAGGCTGGATGGAGGACATCACTAGAGAAACTAGAGAGGGAATTTGGCAGCGTTTTTCAGCAGAGGCTTGGACAACCGCCTCCCCGAACTGAGAATAAAGTTCCAAATGCAAAACCTGACAGTTCACGTTTCTTGTTTACTGAAGTCGTGAGCTGAAGGAAAAATCTCTGTCTGTGGGGAACGTTTCTATCATCAGGCGTTTCTTTCAGTGACTAATGCTGTTGTTTAAATCCAAATATAATATGAAGCTCAACAGCACAGCTCCTCTTGTTCTAACCTCTGGTTAATGTAGTTGAGGCTGCGGTTATTTGCTTTCAGGGTTTGTGGCAGACTATTGTTTGCACATGGTGGAGGACTTTACTCATACTCACACTGAAAGCTCAGACAAGATTGCTCTGTACACAAACTGTTTGACTCCGTCAGGCTTCACTGGCTGAACCTTTCAGCGACTCCAGGCCGACGTCTGCGTGGACTGTTGTAATTCAGCGTTTTCGGCAGTAGTTAGAGTCGTCATGCTCAACTGATGCACGGAGGTTTTGTATGCGAGCTTTTAAAGGACCATTGCCCAACAGCTGTGGCAGGCGTTTAACGTGGGAAAGCCAGTCGGTCACACATGACCGAGTAATAGTGAGGCAAACCACGAGGGAGAGCTCACATGCTGCAGCCAGGTAAAATGCTgattaatgtaaatgtaaaccTGTGGTAGTGTTGCAAGACATGGGGACAAAAAAGATGCAATTTACCAACTTTGCAACACTCACTGTGCAGCACGGAGTGATGGGACAGCAGTTTTCCTGcatttgacagaaatgtttgaaacaATTAGCCATAATGCTCTGTTTGGCTCCCCCCTGGGGACACTGGAGcctcagctgaaaaacacacttaacACTGTTTTATCACCTGGAAATGTCTTGAATTTTCCTGATTTTATGGAAATTGCTACTAAATTCTGTCTGTTTGGGGTCTCAGAGGCTCCAGCTGTAAAACCTTTCATATGCTTTTTATCTGTGATTAGTGATGGCAGTATTTTTTATGCACCATTACCCCTCCAAAAGTCTTAAACATTGTCGAAAAAGTGGTGTTTTATAGCTTGTCTAACAGAGAGTTAGAACTCTTTGGGGTCCAGTTGACCCCAAACATAACTAACCTCATTATGTACAATAACATACTGTGTATTTCTTGGTGTGTTTTGACTTTTGGGAAAGCAAAAGGCTTATTTGTTCATGCATAACCTTTATAATACAAGAAATAATTCTTTATTCGGTGTAACATCAATGCTTAATAGCACATTTTGTAATTTTCCACCTTCATCAAATGTGCAGGCTCGGCCTTCGGCAGAGGGAAAGGTTACCACCTCGGTACTTTTCTACATCTTAGATTTTAATAAGGtcaggaggaaaggaaaaaaaacatttaaaggaaaaagagCTGTTCCTGGTCACCAATCACACCGTACTTTAGAGAGAACACCAGATGTCCAAGGCTGCTGTCCACTGAATAGTAATTAAAGTGTTCCTGAAGGCACAGTGCGAGGATACGGCCATTAGTATCTGTCCTGAACAGTCCCAGAACACAATAAGGAGGAATGGTCaacaaaatacagtataaatcaAATGAATGTCTGATGCTTGTCTGTGACTGGACGCACTGTGCTGAACAGGGCTGAACTGCAGTCAGACtcgctgctgtgaaaacaaatgaactcAAAACATTGTCCTgtcattctcctcctctctccagacCACAGATTTATTTGAAATGATTGAGAGGATGCAGGTAAGACGACGCGTCGACCTTTGTGTTTTCGCCTGTCTCGGCTGCACTCACCAAGCAACTAACCAGTCAGCGTGTCTCCTCCTAATGCTGCAGCACTCTGGCCCTCTCCTCGGCCCCGGCACTCGTCCGCGTTCTGTCCATGAGAACGATACTGAGTGCGGCGGTGGTTACAGAGGAGAGTTGTCAGAGCATTATacgtgtgtctctgctgtgtctctgttaACATTCTGGAGGTAACACCGGCTGACAGCGCTGTAAGCTTATTATCTCACCTCAAAAACTGTCTCCTGGTTTCTGAAGCCCTCTGAAGGATGTTTATTTTAATCATGCAGTCCCTCACGTGACGGCTTAAGAGTTTTATAAGCTTGCATTTTTTGTTGGCAGTGCAGTGCTGAAGTACgtgttgttaaaaaaatattaatgttATAAAGTCTGGTAGAGTTTGCATAACTGagtatttaaaaaagaaatgttccCCTTTAGCAGGGGGGTGTGAAGCAGTGGTTTCCCCATCGTCTTCCTTGACGCCAGGCGCCATCACCTGGCCCTGATTTAGTGTCCCtgcatctctttctctgcatcGTTCTGCTCTCTTTCAGTCGCCTCGGGTCCGATGGGTGTTTCAGTGTCGGTTCGCTCAGCATCTTTTTAATCTCCGAGGTCTCGTTAGCGCTCTTCTCCTGCGTGCTAACACACTCCTCCTCAGTCCCTCCAAAACGCCTGCTCTTTAGCATCCGTTAATTGTCTTTCGGTATCCACGCTGTGTGTCTaatgtgtctctttctgtgtctttccatctgtccctctctgaCTTTGCTTTGCTGCCTGCTGCACATCTCTTGGGAAAACTGGGTTGTTACGTAATGGGGTTGATCATTTTCTCCCAGTTTGCAGTTATTTGGAACATGATTATTACACTTTATGTCTGAATGTAGGTATTTGTGTTGACTGCTTTGAATTCAGAGCCAGCTGCTGCGTTGATGACTGACCCTgacccttctctctctctctgcttccttatctcaccctctcctcttGTAGGGCAACAGGATGGATGAGCAGAGATGCACCTTCCCTCCCCCACTGAAGGTGCGACTCTGCATGTAGACACAGTATTACTCGCATGGTGCGGTCATTGTCTCACGATGGTTCCGCCATATCTCGCTCTGCCAGGCGGGCTGATTACTTCAGCGCAGTATTGTTCATAATGCAGTGCTCTCAAGTCTCGCCATCAGTTTTCCTCCAACAGCCAGACTGGATTCAAAATCACACACCCTCTGATGCTTTGCTCTGCGGACGGAAATGGTGAAATCTTAGCGCCAAAGAATTTAACAGGATGCGATGCTGATGTAACGCAGTATTTTAAACCGTCAATGTGCCAAATAATGGCAGCTCTTTGATCAGCAATGCATTGATTCCCATGTAGTTTCCAAACTGATTATCATTACATAACAGTTATGCAATTACTGTGAAACAGCGTCCCTCGGGATTACAGAATTGGACGGTGtggttatttttattctttgatgagaaaacaaagcttttctctgcttttgcaGACCGAGGAGGACTACATTCCCTACCCAAGTGTGCATGAGGTACGATGATGATGTGCAGTGGTATCACTTTTCACCATGTTTGTGTGATTAGTTCAATTTCATTTCTGTCCTCAGTACTTTCACATTTCCACCATGTTTCTCAGCCCTTGTTATTTTCCGTCTCTGGACAGGTGCTGGGCAGAAAAAGCCCCTTCCCGCTCATCCTCCTGCCGCAGTTTGGGGGTTACTGGATCGAGGGGACCAACCATGACCTGAGTGACGCAGCGGACAccgagcagctgcagcctctgtccCCGAACACCCGCACCAAGCTGGAATGTAACACAACCGCTATGATCTACCGGAAGCACTTCCTGGGCAAGGTGAGCCGCTTTGTGCAACACAGGAATCACTTTCGCCAGAATGCgcagtttgtttttgatgttttatctTGTAAAAGCAAATTCAAATCTGAAAAGATATTTGAGACTATGCACGCTTAGAGACGACCtttcatgaaaacacagatattGTGATTAAAGGCAAGACTTGAGATGAACATAAAGCAATGTTAAGAGAGGAAAAACGAGGGGCTTCTGGACCAATCATCATTTCTTAATTCAAAATAATCTTGTGGCTAAATGTAATTTGCTCCATTGTTTGAATTTGACCCTTTATTTTGCATGCATGGTCATGATTTCTGAAACCATAATTTATTCCTAAGTTTCAAAGTagaagtaaaaatgaaaaaatatataaatatgtattatTGTAACACTGAATTTCATTTAGGATTGtacaaagtaaaacaaattCTGCATCCAAAATGAGAAGCTCTCCAATATTTTTCAATTTCCGTAATTGTTGTTTCCCACAAAATCTGATTAAATGCAGCCCGGACTGCTAAATTACATTTAGCTGTGAGATTATATGTGATTGTTgtgcctctgtgttttctgtgttttctcagtcGCTTAATGCGTGCTTCTACAAatgttcctcctctgctgattAGTTGAAAATTCTTGCATCTTCTCACTGCTTTTTAAGATAAATTAGTTCATAGTTTTTTCCGTGACGTGTTCAGTTCTTGTGGTTGCAGATCAAAATAATGATAGAAACATCGTGTTTATTTAGCGATAAAGTCAGTTTTTTCCACTTTGAAAAGGTGTTTTCTGCTCTCCGAGTGATATCACCGAAGTCACCCTCACGAAGGCCTTCGTTATAAATGCTTCCTTTTCCCTCAAATGAGCCTCATTACTCTCAGAATATTTCACAATCAATTTCACTTCTTGCTCATTATAGTAATGAAATGAATAAGCAATAAGTGAATCCCAGTTGAGCAAACCACTTACAGCGACCGGCCTCCCTGTTTGGCACCTCATACGCTGCCGCTAATGAAGATGCATTAGGCATTGCCACCTGTTCTTACGCGCACATAATATGAACAAATTTGATCTGCCTGCAgtagaaaaacaacagaggaagaaaaggcacTCAGATCGGAAAGATATGGCTGACTGGAGCGCATGCATGTGTTTCATACACTCTATTTATGACAGATACTAATGGCTCTATCCTTGCGCTGTGTCCTCAGGAACACTTTAATTACTATTCAGTGGACAGCGCCCTTGGACATCTGGTGTTCTCTCTAAAGTACGATGTGATTGGTGACCAGGAACATCTCCGTCTAATGCTCAGGTAATGCTCATTATGCGTACATGTGCGGCGCGGTGTCGCTTAATTCACAGGGAAAATTGAATCTTCGCTGTGCAAGTCCGCATCTGAGGCGACGAATGTGTAGGCTTAACTAAAACATCAGCTCTTCCCTCACCAGCGGGAAACAAATTCAGgctaaatcacatttttttgttcCTAAAAATGCAGGTGTTGACTGGATAAACACATCCTCCCAGCACGGGTGTTATCGTAAGAGTCATAAAGCCGGAGAGAGTGTCAACAGTGCTGTCATTCCCACAGCGGAGGAACAGATGGACTATTTAGGCCAGCGGGTGGGCGGGTGCGGAGGGAGGGACGGGAAATAGAGGCGAGGGTGGGGAAGTTTGATGATGGTCCATACCGGATCATCTCTTTCCCatctgaaatgatgatgatgatgatgatgatgtggctTTGAAAGCGTACTGATTGTTTTGTGATTTCACAAGGAACAAGCTGAAAACCCACCACGATGTGATCCCCATCTCCTGTCTGACAGAGTTTCCCAATGTGGTCCAAATGGCCAAGGTAAGAGGAGTCTGCAGAGATTCGCCTGCGTTGACGGCGTCTCACCacattctgacatttttcttttttttttttttaatccaagcTTGTCTGCGAGGAGGTCAACGTGGACCGCTTTTTTCCTGTCCTTTATCCAAAAGTAAGACCTGGTTTGGTTTGTACTGTTGCAGCTAGCTGCCCTTTCCAGTCCTACGCAAAGCAATAGTCAGGCGTCCATAAGAAACACTGTCAAAAAGAGCACATTTCACACTAAACCTCTAGAACTTTGAGAGATACCAGCTCGCTTTGtctaactcagactgctgaagcctggCATTAGCTTCAGATAAACTTTATATACGTTTCTCACACAAGACAAGGATTGTGGATTTTGTCCCTCATCGCTTACGtaagcctctttcacacaggCGCCGCTCGAGATATTCTCACATGCAGCTGCGTTCAGggacatttctgtctttttcaagCATGCTATGGCAAAGCCAGACTAAATGGGACAATGGATGTATTTAATATTCAACAAGCTTGCGAGACGGGTGACGTTTGCAAGTCTTGTGATTGGTTCGTTCACTCCACATGAAAGCGTGCGCGTCCCTGCAATGTTACAGCTTTCATTCACAACACAGCCGTACCAGCACTTTCCCTGCAGTGTTACTCGGTCTAGAGGTGGGAAATTGCTGGTCCAGGTTTCCAAGAATatgcaggaaatgttcctgaacatttcaggaattgactgcatgtgtgaaagggacTACAGGAAGCATGTTAGCAAGGACTCTCTTAACAGGCAGCATGTGTCAGCATGTGTTGATATGGGCACCTGAATATTGTTGACTTGAAAATCTCTGAACCTGTcctttaatatttctgttttatctacAGTATATATTTTCTTACAGGCTTCAAGACTTATCGTCACCTTCGATGAACATGTGATAAGCAACAATTTCAAGTTCGGGGTCATATATCAGAAATTTGGACAGGTGAGTGATAAAGCCTAGCTCTGTACAAGCGCTTGCATGATTTATATTCATTGCATTTGGCCCATGAACAACGAGGATGTACAGTACATTGTTATTTCTGATTGCCACGAGGAAGCTGCTTATGCTCAGTCATCCTCGGTCTTAATTACGGCTTTCAGTCCAGCGCAGACGCTGCGGCTGTCTTCAACGCTCCCTCTCATTTTCTGAGGCAATCACAGCCCTCTTGTTTACTATGTCGGGGGCAGAAGAGCTATTGAATGCTTTGCAGAGGGCACTTGTACCTTCAAATGGAGACCTCAGTGTGTAGAGATCCGCACCGTTGATCCCGTAAAGCCTGCAGTAATTTAAATACAATGTAAATGAGCCAAGGGCCATCTCAAGAAGACAGTGAGGGTCTTCTGCTCGCACTGCAGGATGTTTTCTATTCAGGAGGGCGCTAAATGAAAGGCACAATGATTAATAGGTGTATTGCatacaggaaacaaaacagaaaataagcTTCTTCTCAGCcattgtttctctgtgtgtgttgaagcGGGCATTTGTGTACACTTCACCTCTCTAATTACTGACAACAGATAATCAAATGTCCTTCTCAGCTGATCGTTATTGACCAagctctcctcagctccatctctaaACCCTCTGTTACACCTCTGCAATctcaaatgcaaatgcagtgtgtttgagtgcCAAACACACATCCAGTACTTCCCTGCACCCAGTTACTGAACCTAATGATCTGTTGCTGTAATAACACGCCGTACATAAAATGCTCACTGCGCCCATGTTGGCACTCTGGTATGCAAATCTTTCCTCTTGTGATCAGTTATCAGTTCGCCTATCAGACATTATCCTTATTGCTTGTTTATTTGCATCATAAGTGTTAACACCGAAGCAAACAGCACTCGATCCACCGTGCAGATCATCCTCAGCGTTTTTAACTTGTAGCTGCTGAAGCCATTTTGTCCTCCAAGGCTTTATGTttatgagttttttttaaactggttGCAGACTTCAGAGGAAGAGCTCTTTGGCAACAGCGAAGAGAGTCCTGCCTTTGTAGAATTCCTGGAGTTTCTAGGAGAGAAAATCGAGCTGCACAATTTTAAAGGGTGAGGACCTGAACGTGCTTTCGAAACACTCCGCCGTGCTTTTCATAGCATGATGCCAACCGCAGTTTACAGTATATACTGATGCTCATGCTACCGCAGCGATGGCGGAGAGCATCTTGTTAGACATGGTTTCTGTGTGCTTGCAGTTTCCGCGGAGGGTTGGACGTGACTCACGGGCAGACAGGCACTGAGTCTGTCTACTGCAACTACCGCAACAAAGAGGTCATGTTCCATGTGTCCACAAAGCTGCCTTACACAGAGGGGGACACCCAGCAGGTACTGTAATGCAATACTGGACTAACACACCTTTCATGATTCACcacaagcagtcagacaggTTCCCTCTGGGCATTGTAGAAATGTATTTGCATGTACCTCCCTGCTGTTGTACCAAACAACCGCAGTACATATTTGCAGAGAAAGCTCCAGTAGTAAACATGAATCACTTTGAATTCGTCTGCATATATGAGCAGCAGTCCTCGCTCACAGTGACTTAAAGCGGGGATGCAGAGGTGctctctcacacattcacacaaacgcTCATCAATTAGCACAAGTTCACACACCATTTGCTCTCCTGGTTGTACAGATGAGGCGACGTCTGTATGTTCAGTCTTCCGAGCAGTAGTGGGTGTTATAGACTCCCGTGAGCCAATCAGTGCTTGCTCATCTGGCTGTTGTGTGGAGAAACAGCGCTCCCTGCTGGTGGTTCATAAAATCACATGCGTTAGTGGGACTGGGAGAGAAGAACTAAGAGTGATTACCTCCATTTAATGATTTATAATTTCTATAGCTTACATACTGGACAAATCAGGGCCACATTGTACAATATACAAAGCACCTGACAATTCATCTTCTCTCATCTGTTCCTACACTGCCCATCAGTAGTTGACATAATTTATTAGCAATATgccagattttctttttgttgtaatatgtgtttaaaaaaaagctcaatATATTCTTAGTAGGAATCGCAACAAAAGGCTCTCTCGGTTATTGTCTTTCAAATTCAATTACAGGCGGCATCAAATATGTCCTGAAACCTCCTAAATTTGGCTTTTCTGACACCTGCAGATAACGAGCAGCATTCACACATCAGTGTCGGCATTCTTTCAGCCTACAGGGATTACCCTGTGAGCAGCATACTTGCATTAATTTACGTATTAATTTGTCCTACGTTGCTGTGGGGCTGgtgtgttgcagctgcagagaaagaggcacATAGGGAACGACATAGTGGCCATCGTGTTCCAAGAGGAAAACACTCCCTTCGTACCGGACATGATCGCCTCCAACTTCCTCCACGCCTACGTCGTGGTCCAAGTGGTCAACCCGTGCTCTGACAGTGTTCTCTACAGGGTAACGTAGTCCCCTCACTGCGCGCTGACTTTGCTTCTTATGATAATAACTTGATTAAACTTCATTGTGCTCCTGATTGTTAGGTGTCAGTGACAGCCCGGGATGATGTACCTTTCTTTGGCCCGGCCCTCCCAAACCCTGCTGTCTTTAAAAAAGTAAGAGAGAATAACTACTGAATCCTCTGAGAAGTGCACCTTCCATTGGTTTCTAACATGATGATGAACACGATGCCTCTTCTTCCAGGGCCCTGAATTCCATGAATTCCTTTTTACTAAGCTGATCAATGCAGAGTACGCCTGCTACAAAGCTGAGAAATTTGCCAAACTAGAGGTGAGTTGTTGAAAGCGTTTAAAatattgttgtctttttgcATCTCTGGTCAGAGCAACATGAAATATCCTTTTCTCCCCTTTCTTTCATATCCCTCTCTGTATATGTATGTGCGCTTAAGGAGCGGACGCGGTCGGCCTTGTTAGAGACCCTGTATGAGGAGCTGCACGTGAACAGCCAGGCCATGATGGGTGTCGGAGGAGAGGACGACAAGCTGGAAAatgggagtggaggaggagggggcttcTTTGAGTCCTTCAAGGTAACTGGaggggcagcagcagaggctgggGCGTCcctttctgcagctctctgcctcAAAATAAAGAAAGGATATACCAATAAGTGAAAGTGAAGGGCTTGAGCTACAACATGTTTGCATCTACAGTGatttaatttcagtgttttatttatgaccGCTGTTAGTTTTAATGCGAGTTTAGACTTATCGCCATTGAAGAACaagttcgacattttgggaagtgcacttgtttgcttttttgatGAGGCTGAGATGTGAAAATAGATCCCACTGTCATGTGTGACTGTTAAATATGGAGCTAAAGCCAGCAgctagtttagcttagcataaagaccagaGACAGGATGAAACAGCCAGTCTGACTCACAGTCTTTTGGAGACCCAGGCTAGCTCTTTCTCCTCATTGCTAAGCTAACATAACCCGCTGCTGGCtgattgattttctcatctaactctcagcaagaaagcaaacaagcacatttcccacaatgtctATACCTTTAAGTATGATCATAAGACCATAATGAT includes these proteins:
- the rap1gapa gene encoding rap1 GTPase-activating protein 1 isoform X9, with amino-acid sequence MDEQRCTFPPPLKTEEDYIPYPSVHEVLGRKSPFPLILLPQFGGYWIEGTNHDLSDAADTEQLQPLSPNTRTKLECNTTAMIYRKHFLGKEHFNYYSVDSALGHLVFSLKYDVIGDQEHLRLMLRNKLKTHHDVIPISCLTEFPNVVQMAKLVCEEVNVDRFFPVLYPKASRLIVTFDEHVISNNFKFGVIYQKFGQTSEEELFGNSEESPAFVEFLEFLGEKIELHNFKGFRGGLDVTHGQTGTESVYCNYRNKEVMFHVSTKLPYTEGDTQQLQRKRHIGNDIVAIVFQEENTPFVPDMIASNFLHAYVVVQVVNPCSDSVLYRVSVTARDDVPFFGPALPNPAVFKKGPEFHEFLFTKLINAEYACYKAEKFAKLEERTRSALLETLYEELHVNSQAMMGVGGEDDKLENGSGGGGGFFESFKRVIRSRSQSMDAMGLTFKKPHTVSTSLSSSFNHDPADSPKFPGISLLVPGKSPSKYGRRGSAIGIGTVEESLIIPGKSPTRKKSGPFSSRRSSAIGIENIQEVQEKSSRENSPNTQKTPDSGHVSQDPKSDNSSNQSSPEVLTTTKNSSYLGGRAPSIPEGQDLSRSSSNASSFASVVEENETEATEDYDTGMESLSSAGTPHKRDSFTYSTWLEDGVSSTSTTSRGNSPGPSKPERGKGTDIRIKLERPHDHQSSSNC